The Bombus huntii isolate Logan2020A chromosome 1, iyBomHunt1.1, whole genome shotgun sequence genome contains a region encoding:
- the LOC126864763 gene encoding protein artichoke-like: MIIYLNLIGLCFSLIIQSSICDICSTCSCTILMNKEQEINCHGKYLGNNDMFNFDLLTLDNYQVLNKLVLSKNNIVNLPTNLLKKLQSLRSLDLSENIIKEIYTTMFIDLNNLEDLNLSKNALRIFDDSLLEVLPALLSLDLSYNHINSIEYLMNKTTTKINTLDLSHNNISSLSKTFLESLINLQYLDLSFNRIHSLEDCSLTVLNSLKAIHINNNFIVTLNMQALPKTLIELHSGYNQISEILYNLDYTEVLNLQHNNISELHANIITDNLQHLNISGNMLSSFPNVISENLKVLDISNNKLTYIPEVISIKNFPLLFQFDVSQNPIENLTISSDLKLNSFIASKMSMLKAIDEGTLANLRPPSNGCIHLTISNNKMLSFIHKDALRHMTLCSLDLSNNQLSYVAKELVVRNNNSMIYSVNLQRNPFKCNCTLQWMLSDLVPQLYSIQPHLLDDLRCASPPEISNIRMVHWYGWKDKIFCVDTSVFKENLAMNVANVMSNEVVHFDSSTGLLVVVGIATTVLTLLIVGGILWTQRITIRRRRVNRKF, translated from the exons atgattatttatttaaatttaattgggTTGTGTTTCTCATTGATAATACAAAGTTCTATATGTGATATATGTTCAACATGTTCGTGTACAATCCTAA tGAATAAAGAACAGGAAATTAACTGTCATGGAAAATATTTAGGAAATAATGACATGTTTAATTTTGATTTGTTAACATTAGACAATTATCAAGTATTGAACAAACTTGTTTTATCTAAAAACAATATAGTTAATTTACCTACAAATCTATTGAAGAAGTTACAATCTTTAAGAAGTTTAGATTTAtctgaaaatattataaaagaaatatatacaacAATGTTTATAGACTTGAACAATCTCGAAGATCTAAACCTTTCTAAAAATGCATTAAGAATTTTCGATGATTCGTTGTTGGAAGTACTTCCTGCATTGTTATCATTAGACCTTAGttataatcatataaattcaatagaatatttaatgaaCAAAACTACAACAAAGATTAATACACTCGATCTTTCTCATAACAATATATCCAGTTTATCTAAAACATTTCTAGAAtcattaataaatttacaatatttagaTCTGTCATTTAATAGAATCCATTCTTTAGAAGATTGTAGTCTAACAGTTTTAAATTCTTTGAAAGCAATTcatataaataacaattttattgttaCACTAAATATGCAAGCATTACCAAAGACATTGATTGAATTACATTCTGGATATAATCAAATTTCGGAAATACTATACAATTTGGATTATACTGAAGTATTAAATCTACAGCACAACAATATTTCTGAATTACATGCAAACATAATAACagataatttacaacatctgaATATTAGTGGAAATATGTTATCAAGTTTTCCAAATGTTatatctgaaaatttgaaagtgttAGACATATCTAACAATAAATTAACTTATATTCCTGAAGTAAtatctattaaaaatttcccATTACTGTTCCAATTTGATGTTAGCCAAAACCCTATTGAAAATTTGACAATTAGCTCTGATTTAAAgttaaattcatttattgCAAGTAAAATGAGTATGTTGAAAGCTATTGATGAAGGTACATTAGCAAATTTGAGACCACCATCGAATGGTTGCATTCATCTTACTATATCCAATAACAAAATGTTGTCTTTTATTCATAAAGATGCTTTGAGACACATGACTCTCTGTTCA TTAGATTTGAGTAATAATCAACTTTCCTATGTCGCAAAAGAGCTGGTTGTACGTAACAATAATTCTATGATATATAGTGTTAATCTACAAAGAAATCCGTTTAAATGTAATTGTACACTACAATGGATGTTAAGTGATTTGGTTCCACAACTTTATTCCATCCAGCCCCATCTTTTAGATGATTTAAG GTGTGCTTCGCCTCCAGAAATATCAAACATAAGAATGGTACATTGGTACGGATGGAAAGACAAAATTTTTTGTGTTGATACATCAGTTTTTAAAGAAAATCTTGCAATGAATGTTGCCAATGTAATGTCTAATGAAGTAGTACATTTTGATTCTAGTACTGGTTTGCTAGTTGTTGTAGGAATAGCTACAACTGTATTAACACTTTTAATAGTAGGAGGCATTCTATGGACACAAAGAATAACCATAAGAAGAAGGAGAGTCAATAGGAAATTTTAA
- the LOC126864801 gene encoding DNA polymerase delta subunit 3-like — protein sequence MFAESLSEYLETVTEYIFDNDKLVTYKWLSKELEVHVNVAKQILWEFWQRYKKEKDFNCTFLLIGILHDGGMRVEIVREKDLLTAKEKYSKIISEHIYSLQKVLPEIQLLGLTENGDIKFSAIKCIQNNDRNDEEMHMFRWGIMSREVESVPQEKTQSISEPVKEKKILSPEEKQIAKKKNADRKGFDSLFGKVNNKQKSPPVSSNTETMGVDASSHTKEISKNIGAGKKKNVKKGESSGFFQPNKNHTKTTDFSDKNKSSNSSDKDKSTNSLSEKIVEEKVISKSNSKQKQNVRGKKRNRSKDTKNTVKKRKRITIQSDSSGSESSDNEQGSELDLPSSPENPPAFVKKCSVSPPQVKLENGKRKVLKTVDKTFEEDGFLVTKKVHVYESCSEEEPEIVEAKNQKKIVAPESLSEIKRKKNTKQTTLMNFFKKS from the exons atgtttGCGGAATCTCTGTCCGAATATTTAGAAACTGTAACagaatatatatttgataatgATAAACTG GTAACCTATAAATGGTTAAGCAAAGAACTGGAAGTTCACGTCAATGTAGCAAAACAAATTCTATGGGAATTTTGGCAAAGATacaaaaaggagaaagattTTAATTGCACTTTTTTGCTAATCGGAATTTTGCATGATGGTGGTATGCGAGTTGAAATTGTCAGAGAAAAAGATCTATTAAcagcaaaagaaaaatatagtaaaattaTTTCCGAGCATATTTATAGCCTTCAAAAAGTTCTTCCTGAGATACAACTGCTTGGGTTAACTGAAAATGGAGATATTAAATTCAGTGCCATTAAATGTATTCAGAACAATGATCGTAATGATGAAGAGATGCATATGTTCCGTTGGGGTATCATGTCAAGAGAAGTTGAATCTGTTCCTCAAGAAAAAACACAATCAATATCTGAACCagtcaaagaaaaaaagatattgaGCCCAGAAGAGAAGCAAATtgctaaaaagaaaaatgctgACAGAAAAGGTTTTGATAGTTTGTTTGGGAAAGTcaataataaacaaaaaagtCCACCTGTATCATCTAATACAGAAACAATGGGAGTGGATGCTTCTAGTCATACAAaagaaatatctaaaaatattggtgctggaaaaaagaaaaatgtaaaaaaggGAGAATCAAGTGGATTTTTTCAACCAAATAAGAATCATACAAAAACTACAGATTTttcagataaaaataaaagttcaAATTCTTCAGATAAAGACAAAAGCACAAATTCCTTATCagaaaaaattgtagaagAGAAAGTTATTTCAAAAAGTAATTCTAAACAAAAGCAGAATGTAAGAGGGAAAAAACGTAATCGTAGCAAAGACACCAAGAATACtgttaaaaagagaaaacgtATTACAATTCAGAGTGATTCTAGTGGTTCAGAATCTTCTGATAATGAACAAGGATCAGAACTAGATTTACCATCTTCGCCTGAAAATCCTCCTGCTTTTGTAAAGAAATGTTCTGTTTCTCCACCACAAGTCAAACTTGAAAATGGAAAACGTAAGGTTTTAAAAACAGTAGATAAAACATTTGAAGAAGATGGTTTTCTTGTCACAAAAAAGGTACATGTTTATGAAAGTTGTTCTGAAGAAGAACCAGAAATTGTAGAAGCAAAAAACCAAAAGAAGATAGTGGCACCTGAATCACTTTCAGAAatcaaaagaaagaaaaacactAAACAAACTACATtgatgaatttctttaaaaagtcATAG
- the LOC126864741 gene encoding armadillo repeat-containing protein 8-like isoform X2, translated as MVSVMQPFMDVESSRSYIDELYSLDPQKCLEAIICLKNSVIGSNRQKGSVIAQGVVPRLLQLLGDTSDRIGDNIRLEAAVTLGSLAKGTDQHVLALIDLGVVPLLFQVILSTPITETPLEGKPKITDLLNEACLRCLRTVFQHPSAPVHSIYQDPALVPRLVSLANQSVTCQICVATILTTACKTTEEQSALAKGGAVETLAMQLDSPLPDVQSSALACLANMCYKNYGVCVTVASATTSNTPQGRLVPVALGQLMGREKSSLIQLEAARCVTYMHRTGVLVHKDPRIIYRALPCLVRLCHRDHPPRERVAAAETLAFLTEVNTELQRLASISNHLIPTLAELLRCHPHCKIVLAMAQLQDATLTQDMRQAAFRAFASLGANDEDIRKRIIETESLMEQVVAGLQDPGGSHVRLAAVRCLHSLSRSVQQLRTTFQDHAVWRPLMQLLHGADKGLEGRGESEVDLLTVASSTLCNLLLEFSPSKEPILESGGIELLCSLTKRCTPALRLNGIWALMNVAFQAEQQVKLQILQCLGTDQIFCLLADQDIPVLMKTLGLLRNLLSTKAHIDRIMGEHAAHVMQAVILVLEDPRHPADVKEQALCILANVADGNRAKDHIMANEDVLKKLMDYMMHSNVKLQIAAVFCVCNLVWREEPGAAQRQARLKELGFYRILQQLRHSKDLQLFDKVRTAMAQFYDA; from the exons ATGGTCTCGGTGATGCAACCATTCATG GATGTTGAGAGTTCGAGAAGTTACATCGATGAATTATACTCGTTGGATCCTCAAAAATGCTTAGAAGCTATTAT ATGCCTAAAAAATTCTGTAATTGGAAGTAATAGACAAAAAGGATCTGTAATAGCACAAGGTGTAGTACCTCGTTTATTGCAACTTCTTGGAGATACATCAGATAGAATTGGAGATAATATAAGGCTAGAGGCTGCAGTAACTTTGGGTTCTTTAGCTAAAGGAACTGATCAACATGTGCTAGCACTTATAGATCTCGGTGTAGTGCCGTTGCTTTTTCAGGTTATATTATCTACACCTATCACAGAAACGCCATTAGAAGGAAAGCCAAAAATAACAGATTTATTAAACGAGGCATGTTTACGTTGTTTGAGAACAGTATTTCAACATCCATCAGCACCGGTTCATTCAATATATCAGGATCCTGCACTAGTGCCAAGATTGGTATCGTTAGCAAATCAATCAGTCACTTGTCAAATTTGTGTAGCAACAATTTTAACAACAGCATGCAAG ACAACAGAAGAGCAAAGTGCTTTAGCCAAAGGTGGTGCGGTAGAAACATTAGCAATGCAGTTGGATTCTCCATTACCTGATGTTCAATCATCAGCTCTAGCATGCTTGGCAAATATGTGTTATAAGAATTATGGGGTATGTGTCACAGTTGCATCGGCAACTACCAGTAACACACCACAGGGTAGGCTTGTACCTGTAGCATTAGGACAATTAATGGGCCGTGAGAAAAGCTCCTTAATTCAACTTGAAGCTGCAAGGTGTGTTACATATATGCATAGAACTGGAGTTCTAGTACACAAAGATCCTAGAATTATATACCGTGCTTTACCTTGTTTGGTACGACTTTGTCATCGAGATCATCCGCCTCGTGAAAGAGTAGCGGCGGCTGAAACTTTGGCTTTCCTTACCGAAGTTAATACCGAATTGCAACGTCTAGCTTCCATTAGTAATCATTTAATTCCTACTCTTGCAGAATTATTACGATGTCATCCACAT TGCAAGATTGTACTTGCAATGGCGCAGCTACAGGATGCAACATTAACACAAGATATGCGACAAGCTGCATTCAGGGCATTCGCATCCCTTGGTGCTAATGATGAAGATATTAGGAAACGTATCATCGAGACAGAAAGCCTTATGGAACAAGTAGTGGCAGGACTTCAGGATCCAGGAGGTTCTCACGTACGTTTAGCAGCAGTTAGATGTCTTCATTCTCTTTCTAGAAGTGTTCAGCAACTCCGAACAACGTTTCAAGATCATGCTGTTTGGAGGCCCCTTATGCAATTGTTACATGGTGCAGATAAGGGATTGGAGG GTAGAGGCGAAAGTGAAGTTGACTTATTAACTGTTGCCTCGAGTACTTTATGTAACTTATTGTTGGAATTTAGTCCAAGCAAAGAACCAATTCTTGAATCTGGAGGAATAGAGTTATTGTGCTCGCTTACAAAACGATGTACACCGGCATTGCGATTGAATGGAATTTGGGCATTGATGAACGTGGCTTTCCAAGCCGAACAGCaagtaaaattacaaattttacaatgtCTGGGAACAGATCAAATCTTTTGTCTTCTGGCAGATCAAGATATACCAGTTTTGATGAAAACATTAGGTTTATTACGAAACTTGCTCTCTACAAAAGCACACATAGATCGTATAATGGGAGAACACGCTGCTCACGTTATGCAAGCTGTTATATTAGTTTTAGAAGACCCAAGGCATCCAGCAGACGTAAAGGAGCAGGCTCTCTGTATTTTAGCGAATGTAGCTGATGGAAATCGAGCAAAAGATCATATTATGGCTAACGAAGATGTGCTTAAAAAACTTATGGATTATATG ATGCATAGCAATGTAAAACTGCAAATTGCTGCAGTTTTTTGTGTGTGCAACCTAGTCTGGAGGGAAGAACCTGGTGCTGCACAACGGCAAGCACGTTTAAAAGAACTGGGcttttatcgtattttacaACAATTACGTCATAGCAAGGATCTCCAATTGTTTGATAA GGTCAGAACGGCTATGGCACAATTTTATGATGCCTAA
- the LOC126864741 gene encoding armadillo repeat-containing protein 8-like isoform X1 has protein sequence MVSVMQPFMDVESSRSYIDELYSLDPQKCLEAIICLKNSVIGSNRQKGSVIAQGVVPRLLQLLGDTSDRIGDNIRLEAAVTLGSLAKGTDQHVLALIDLGVVPLLFQVILSTPITETPLEGKPKITDLLNEACLRCLRTVFQHPSAPVHSIYQDPALVPRLVSLANQSVTCQICVATILTTACKTTEEQSALAKGGAVETLAMQLDSPLPDVQSSALACLANMCYKNYGVCVTVASATTSNTPQGRLVPVALGQLMGREKSSLIQLEAARCVTYMHRTGVLVHKDPRIIYRALPCLVRLCHRDHPPRERVAAAETLAFLTEVNTELQRLASISNHLIPTLAELLRCHPHVSILYIIDLHIYFVCLLLLIFHVNELYKCKIVLAMAQLQDATLTQDMRQAAFRAFASLGANDEDIRKRIIETESLMEQVVAGLQDPGGSHVRLAAVRCLHSLSRSVQQLRTTFQDHAVWRPLMQLLHGADKGLEGRGESEVDLLTVASSTLCNLLLEFSPSKEPILESGGIELLCSLTKRCTPALRLNGIWALMNVAFQAEQQVKLQILQCLGTDQIFCLLADQDIPVLMKTLGLLRNLLSTKAHIDRIMGEHAAHVMQAVILVLEDPRHPADVKEQALCILANVADGNRAKDHIMANEDVLKKLMDYMMHSNVKLQIAAVFCVCNLVWREEPGAAQRQARLKELGFYRILQQLRHSKDLQLFDKVRTAMAQFYDA, from the exons ATGGTCTCGGTGATGCAACCATTCATG GATGTTGAGAGTTCGAGAAGTTACATCGATGAATTATACTCGTTGGATCCTCAAAAATGCTTAGAAGCTATTAT ATGCCTAAAAAATTCTGTAATTGGAAGTAATAGACAAAAAGGATCTGTAATAGCACAAGGTGTAGTACCTCGTTTATTGCAACTTCTTGGAGATACATCAGATAGAATTGGAGATAATATAAGGCTAGAGGCTGCAGTAACTTTGGGTTCTTTAGCTAAAGGAACTGATCAACATGTGCTAGCACTTATAGATCTCGGTGTAGTGCCGTTGCTTTTTCAGGTTATATTATCTACACCTATCACAGAAACGCCATTAGAAGGAAAGCCAAAAATAACAGATTTATTAAACGAGGCATGTTTACGTTGTTTGAGAACAGTATTTCAACATCCATCAGCACCGGTTCATTCAATATATCAGGATCCTGCACTAGTGCCAAGATTGGTATCGTTAGCAAATCAATCAGTCACTTGTCAAATTTGTGTAGCAACAATTTTAACAACAGCATGCAAG ACAACAGAAGAGCAAAGTGCTTTAGCCAAAGGTGGTGCGGTAGAAACATTAGCAATGCAGTTGGATTCTCCATTACCTGATGTTCAATCATCAGCTCTAGCATGCTTGGCAAATATGTGTTATAAGAATTATGGGGTATGTGTCACAGTTGCATCGGCAACTACCAGTAACACACCACAGGGTAGGCTTGTACCTGTAGCATTAGGACAATTAATGGGCCGTGAGAAAAGCTCCTTAATTCAACTTGAAGCTGCAAGGTGTGTTACATATATGCATAGAACTGGAGTTCTAGTACACAAAGATCCTAGAATTATATACCGTGCTTTACCTTGTTTGGTACGACTTTGTCATCGAGATCATCCGCCTCGTGAAAGAGTAGCGGCGGCTGAAACTTTGGCTTTCCTTACCGAAGTTAATACCGAATTGCAACGTCTAGCTTCCATTAGTAATCATTTAATTCCTACTCTTGCAGAATTATTACGATGTCATCCACATGTaagtatattatacattatagaTTTACATATCTATTTTGTATGTTTACTATTGTTAATATTTCATGTTAATGAATTGTACAAGTGCAAGATTGTACTTGCAATGGCGCAGCTACAGGATGCAACATTAACACAAGATATGCGACAAGCTGCATTCAGGGCATTCGCATCCCTTGGTGCTAATGATGAAGATATTAGGAAACGTATCATCGAGACAGAAAGCCTTATGGAACAAGTAGTGGCAGGACTTCAGGATCCAGGAGGTTCTCACGTACGTTTAGCAGCAGTTAGATGTCTTCATTCTCTTTCTAGAAGTGTTCAGCAACTCCGAACAACGTTTCAAGATCATGCTGTTTGGAGGCCCCTTATGCAATTGTTACATGGTGCAGATAAGGGATTGGAGG GTAGAGGCGAAAGTGAAGTTGACTTATTAACTGTTGCCTCGAGTACTTTATGTAACTTATTGTTGGAATTTAGTCCAAGCAAAGAACCAATTCTTGAATCTGGAGGAATAGAGTTATTGTGCTCGCTTACAAAACGATGTACACCGGCATTGCGATTGAATGGAATTTGGGCATTGATGAACGTGGCTTTCCAAGCCGAACAGCaagtaaaattacaaattttacaatgtCTGGGAACAGATCAAATCTTTTGTCTTCTGGCAGATCAAGATATACCAGTTTTGATGAAAACATTAGGTTTATTACGAAACTTGCTCTCTACAAAAGCACACATAGATCGTATAATGGGAGAACACGCTGCTCACGTTATGCAAGCTGTTATATTAGTTTTAGAAGACCCAAGGCATCCAGCAGACGTAAAGGAGCAGGCTCTCTGTATTTTAGCGAATGTAGCTGATGGAAATCGAGCAAAAGATCATATTATGGCTAACGAAGATGTGCTTAAAAAACTTATGGATTATATG ATGCATAGCAATGTAAAACTGCAAATTGCTGCAGTTTTTTGTGTGTGCAACCTAGTCTGGAGGGAAGAACCTGGTGCTGCACAACGGCAAGCACGTTTAAAAGAACTGGGcttttatcgtattttacaACAATTACGTCATAGCAAGGATCTCCAATTGTTTGATAA GGTCAGAACGGCTATGGCACAATTTTATGATGCCTAA
- the LOC126864768 gene encoding islet cell autoantigen 1-like protein isoform X1, which produces MNTYNRNGPGISGNTFDRWVQMTNMHDDSTITKMQHQFWVTKQTLSRKLGKKEDECIVASDAELDAKLELFRSIQESCSYLQRIIDKYQERLCNLAQEENAMGRFLKDAGKQDKTRAGKMMTAVGKSLSYSGQQRLALRAPLGRLYQEVETFRQRAIEDTLQKVQAMEKARTEYRAALSWMKNISQELDPDTSKQLERFRKVQTCVRQGKIAFDNLALDCLQKVDLLAAARCNMFSHALVLYQSTLLNFTEKSAQAYSTIASSFKGYQRYDFMVVRELAEPSSKLAQETGGDDDLDEKEKLSIFDMDYHDSVEEAEEVQPAKQNTVEIDKQDEKLLDIDYETKDIKGLEELNMNSSSSNNEITSQSTSNIEHKENLDQLFENLILDNATHSNMQEGNQSELDRKFGEQSLTMDIFNKSDTNLNLADFSSLEEQNSREQSLQFLTSENMVLLNDILTDKQNADNEWDAISHDTFLPPNILKQSLGDAALGIGQKSMPTINMGDKKKNKTGKKGNSWLDLFAELDPLANNPMENLSDNSNASA; this is translated from the exons ATGAACACATA TAACAGAAACGGACCAGGTATATCAGGAAATACTTTTGATCGTTGGGTACAGATGACCAATATGCACGACGATTCTACTATCACAAAAATGCAACATCAGTTTTGGGTTACGAAACAAACTTTATCTCGAAAGTTAGGTAAAAAGGAAGATGAATGTATAGTAGCGTCCGATGCAGAATTGGATGCCAAATTAGAACTGTTTCGTAGCATTCAGGAATCTTGTTCTTATTTACAAAGAATTATTGACAAATATCAGGAGCGATTGTGCA ATCTTGCACAAGAAGAAAATGCAATGGGACGGTTCCTTAAAGATGCTGGTAAACAAGATAAAACTAGAGCTGGCAAGATGATGACAGCAGTTGGAAAATCTTTATCATATTCTGGTCAACAAAGACTTGCATTAAGAGCACCATTAGGACGTTTGTATCAGGAAGTAGAAACATTTAGACAAAGAGCTATTGAAGACACACTGCAAAAGGTCCAAGCAATGGAAAAAGCTCGTACAGAGTACAGAGCTGCTCTGTCAtggatgaaaaatatttctcaggAATTAGATCCTGATACATCAAAACAATTAGAAAGATTTCGTAAAGTTCAAACATGTGTAAGACA AGGTAAAATAGCCTTTGATAATCTGGCTTTAGATTGCCTTCAAAAGGTAGATCTATTAGCAGCAGCAAGATGTAATATGTTTAGCCATGCTTTAGTTTTATATCAGAGTACACTTCtaaattttactgaaaaatCTGCACAAGCATATTCTACAATAGCAAGCAGTTTTAAAGGCTATCAACGATATGATTTTATGGTAGTGAGAGAACTAGCTGAACCCTCAAGTAAATTAGCTCAAGAAACTGGAGGTGACGATGATCTCGATGAAAAAGAGAA gttatcaatttttgacatGGATTATCATGACAGTGTCGAAGAAGCTGAAGAAGTACAACCAGCCAAACAAAATACAGTTGAAATTGATAAACAAGATGAAAAATTATTGGATATTGATTATGAGACAAAAGACATTAAAGGGTTGGAAGAATTAAACATGAATTCCAGTTCCTCGAATAATGAAATTACTTCACAGTCTACGTCTAATATAGAACATAAGGAGAATCTCGATCAactttttgaaaatttaattctagATAACGCCACTCATAGTAATATGCAAGAGGGAAATCAATCTGAACTTGATAGAAAGTTTGGTGAACAAAGTTTAACGATggatatatttaacaaatctGATACAAATCTTAATCTGGCTGATTTCTCTTCCTTAGAAGAACAAAATTCAAGAGAGCAATCTTTACAGTTCCTCACATCCGAGAATATGGTACTTTTGAATGATATTCTCACTGATAAACAGAATGCTGATAACGAATGGGATGCGATATCGCATGATACATTTTTGCCACCGAATATATTGAAACAAAGTTTGGGCGATGCAGCGCTTGGCATTGGGCAAAAGAGCATGCCGACTATCAACATGGGTGACAAG aaaaaaaataagacTGGCAAAAAAGGTAATTCCTGGTTGGATTTATTTGCTGAACTGGACCCTTTGGCTAACAATCCCATGGAAAATCTTTCTGATAACAGTAATGCATCTGcttaa
- the LOC126864768 gene encoding islet cell autoantigen 1-like protein isoform X2 — protein MTNMHDDSTITKMQHQFWVTKQTLSRKLGKKEDECIVASDAELDAKLELFRSIQESCSYLQRIIDKYQERLCNLAQEENAMGRFLKDAGKQDKTRAGKMMTAVGKSLSYSGQQRLALRAPLGRLYQEVETFRQRAIEDTLQKVQAMEKARTEYRAALSWMKNISQELDPDTSKQLERFRKVQTCVRQGKIAFDNLALDCLQKVDLLAAARCNMFSHALVLYQSTLLNFTEKSAQAYSTIASSFKGYQRYDFMVVRELAEPSSKLAQETGGDDDLDEKEKLSIFDMDYHDSVEEAEEVQPAKQNTVEIDKQDEKLLDIDYETKDIKGLEELNMNSSSSNNEITSQSTSNIEHKENLDQLFENLILDNATHSNMQEGNQSELDRKFGEQSLTMDIFNKSDTNLNLADFSSLEEQNSREQSLQFLTSENMVLLNDILTDKQNADNEWDAISHDTFLPPNILKQSLGDAALGIGQKSMPTINMGDKKKNKTGKKGNSWLDLFAELDPLANNPMENLSDNSNASA, from the exons ATGACCAATATGCACGACGATTCTACTATCACAAAAATGCAACATCAGTTTTGGGTTACGAAACAAACTTTATCTCGAAAGTTAGGTAAAAAGGAAGATGAATGTATAGTAGCGTCCGATGCAGAATTGGATGCCAAATTAGAACTGTTTCGTAGCATTCAGGAATCTTGTTCTTATTTACAAAGAATTATTGACAAATATCAGGAGCGATTGTGCA ATCTTGCACAAGAAGAAAATGCAATGGGACGGTTCCTTAAAGATGCTGGTAAACAAGATAAAACTAGAGCTGGCAAGATGATGACAGCAGTTGGAAAATCTTTATCATATTCTGGTCAACAAAGACTTGCATTAAGAGCACCATTAGGACGTTTGTATCAGGAAGTAGAAACATTTAGACAAAGAGCTATTGAAGACACACTGCAAAAGGTCCAAGCAATGGAAAAAGCTCGTACAGAGTACAGAGCTGCTCTGTCAtggatgaaaaatatttctcaggAATTAGATCCTGATACATCAAAACAATTAGAAAGATTTCGTAAAGTTCAAACATGTGTAAGACA AGGTAAAATAGCCTTTGATAATCTGGCTTTAGATTGCCTTCAAAAGGTAGATCTATTAGCAGCAGCAAGATGTAATATGTTTAGCCATGCTTTAGTTTTATATCAGAGTACACTTCtaaattttactgaaaaatCTGCACAAGCATATTCTACAATAGCAAGCAGTTTTAAAGGCTATCAACGATATGATTTTATGGTAGTGAGAGAACTAGCTGAACCCTCAAGTAAATTAGCTCAAGAAACTGGAGGTGACGATGATCTCGATGAAAAAGAGAA gttatcaatttttgacatGGATTATCATGACAGTGTCGAAGAAGCTGAAGAAGTACAACCAGCCAAACAAAATACAGTTGAAATTGATAAACAAGATGAAAAATTATTGGATATTGATTATGAGACAAAAGACATTAAAGGGTTGGAAGAATTAAACATGAATTCCAGTTCCTCGAATAATGAAATTACTTCACAGTCTACGTCTAATATAGAACATAAGGAGAATCTCGATCAactttttgaaaatttaattctagATAACGCCACTCATAGTAATATGCAAGAGGGAAATCAATCTGAACTTGATAGAAAGTTTGGTGAACAAAGTTTAACGATggatatatttaacaaatctGATACAAATCTTAATCTGGCTGATTTCTCTTCCTTAGAAGAACAAAATTCAAGAGAGCAATCTTTACAGTTCCTCACATCCGAGAATATGGTACTTTTGAATGATATTCTCACTGATAAACAGAATGCTGATAACGAATGGGATGCGATATCGCATGATACATTTTTGCCACCGAATATATTGAAACAAAGTTTGGGCGATGCAGCGCTTGGCATTGGGCAAAAGAGCATGCCGACTATCAACATGGGTGACAAG aaaaaaaataagacTGGCAAAAAAGGTAATTCCTGGTTGGATTTATTTGCTGAACTGGACCCTTTGGCTAACAATCCCATGGAAAATCTTTCTGATAACAGTAATGCATCTGcttaa